The genomic segment AGCGTGGTGCTGTGGCACCCGTATTCGTTGTCCGTCTGCCAGCCGCCCAGCGCCGGGTGCTGGCCGACATGGTCGATCAGCAGTTGGGTGATGCGCGCGCATTCCTGCCGGTAGCCCTCGTGGGAGAAGCAGTAGTGGCGGCGCGAGCCGAAATTGCGTGGACGTCCGTTCTCGTCGACCGCAACCATATCGGGATGCTTGTCCATCATCCAGCGCGGCGGGGTAGCAGTTGGCGTGCCGACGATGACCTTGAGTCCGTGCCGGCCCAGCACATCCATTGAGCGCACCATCCAGGAAAAATCGAGTTCTCCCGGCCGCGGCTCGAGCTTGGACCAGGCGAACTCGCCGATGCGGACGAAGCCGATGCCGACTTCCGCCATGCGGGCGGCGTCACTCTCCCACCGCTCTTCAGGCCAATGTTCGGGGTAGTAGCAGACGCCGAGGGTGGGAGCGGTCATCGCACAGAGCTTTCAGAGCTTGATCAGGGGTTCAGGCAGGCCGGGAACATCGACGTCGAGCGCAAAGATGCCGCCGGCATGGACATCTGCCGCCAGTTCTTCGGCCGACATATGTTCTCGGGCCGTAGTGATGTAGAGGGTCTTGAGGTCCGGACCGCCAAAGGCGGGGCACGTGACGCGGCTGGTGGGAACCTCGACGATCCGGTCGATCGATCCGTCGGGCGCGTGGCGGACCACGCAATGCCCTTCCCAGCGTGCGTTCCAGAGGTAGCCTTCCGAATCCACGACGGAGCCATCGGGGAAGCCGCGATCGACCTCGGCAAACAGCGACCATTCGCCGATCGGCCCACCGGTCGCCGGATCGATGGAGCGCTTAAGAATGCGCTTTGTCGGCGTATCGGTGAAATAGGCGGTGCGCCCATCGGGGGAGAAGCAGATCGAGTTCGGGATCGTGATGCGATCGAAAAGCAGTTCGACCTGGCCGTCGCGATACTGATAGACCGCGCCCATCTCCGGACCGTCGTCGCCCTTGCGGCTCATCGTCCCGATCCAGAAGCCGCCGGCGGGGTGGACGCGGCTGTCATTGGGACGGTTGCCGACCTTGTCGGCCTCAAGCGAAGCGATGAAGCGCTTGGTGCCAAGATCGAGATCGAGCTCGACAAGGGCTCCCGCCGTTGCGACCGCGAGACGGTTCGCATCAATCATCGCGGCGGCCGTGGCGCGGTCATCGAACGTGAAGCGCTCGAGGATTTCTCCGCTCGCATCGGCGCTCAGAAGCGTGTTGTTGAGGATGTCGAACCAGTAGAGCCGGTCGTTGAACCGGTTCCAGAACGGCCCCTCGCCAAGCTCGCACCGGCAATCGATGAAGAGTTCGGCCTTGTCCTTGCTCATTGCGCCTTGCTCCGGTCATAGGCAGCAACGGCTTCGCGCGCCTTCTCGCCCACTTCGGCGGCGGCGCGGCCGGGTTTGTAGAGGAAGGTGCCCAGGCCGAAGCCGGTGCAACCCACGGCAAAGAACTCGCCGAAATTGTCGGGGTTCGCCCCTCCGACTGCGTAGACAGGCATGGTCGACGGCAGCACCGCCTTGATTGCCTTTATGCCCTTGGCCCCGAGCACTTCGGCCGGGAAGAACTTGAGCCCGGTGGCGCCAGCGCGAATGGCCTTGAAGGCTTCGGTCGGGGTGAAGACGCCGGGATAGGATTTGAGCGTGAGCCGGACGGTTTCCTCGATCACCTTGCGGTTGGCGTCGGGGGAAACGATGAACGTACCTCCGACCTCGGCAACTGCCTGGACATCACGCCGGGAAAGCACGGTGCCGGCCCCGATCATGGCATCATGCTGGAACGCATCGACGGCCAGCTCGATGCTGCGCACGGCGTCGGGCGAATTGAGGGGCACCTCGATCATAGTGATCCCGGCTTCGATCAGCGCCCGGCAGACATCCACGCTCTCGTTGGGCGTGATGCCGCGCAGAATGGCGATGATTTCCCTGCGTTCAGTCATGCTAGAGCCTTTCTGGCAGTCTTTAGTCCGGCAATGGTGGCGTCGGTGGCATCAACGACCCGGCCGGCGATGCCGATCCGGGAAAGTGCCCTGGCATAGAGGGCGCAGAGACCCGTGCTGCCGATAAGCGGCACTTCAGCTCCGGCGATCCAGTCTCGCTGGCCTCCGATTTCCGCTCCGATGAGAAGGCCCGAAAGGAAGCCTGCGCACCAGTCGGGCCCGCGCCCGGAAAGCAGGGAGCCCGCCCGGACCTTGAAGAGCGTCGCTGTGAGGCGCTCGGGGGCATCAAGACCCATCGAAAGACCCGCATCGAAACCCTCGTCGCGCCCGGGACCGTCAAGCTCCCCCTGCAGGGAGTGGCGCAGCACCGAATGCGTCTTTAGTACTTCGAAGAGTTCGCCGGTCATCACGGTCGTGAAACGCTCGACGCGGGTGCCGCTGAGCGTGGCCCATTTCGAATGCGTCCCCGGCATGATGACCAGGCCGGAAAATCCAGGAACGAGCGCCGAGAGTCCGAGCAGCTGGGTTTCTTCCCCGCGCATCACGTCCTCGGCGCCGGGTGCCTTGAGGCAGACTCCGGGAAGGATGCGTGGTTGGAGGGCACTGTCGGACATTTCAGGGCGGACGGCGCTGAAGATCAGGCCAGCCAGGTCGGCCGGAGCGTCGAGGTAAGGAGCCTCGATCCAGCCCTGGCGGGCGCCAGCCATTCCGCAGATCACGACATCGCCGCTGCTCGGATCGACGCCTTCGAGAAGCCCTGCCAGCACGCCCGGATAATCCTCGCGGCCCAGCTTGCCCATGCCCCGGTCCGAACTGCGCGAAAACGTGACGTTGCCGTCACTGGCAATACCCCAGGCCCGCAGGTTGGAGGTTCCCCAATCCACCGCGATCCACTCGGCCACGTCCATACCCAAGTCAATTCCTCCCTGGCGCCGTGCCAGGGTTGCAGGCGCGCGGGCCGTACCTAACCCGATCACTGCGGCGACTTCCAGCCCAGTGTTTGAAACCGTACAAAACTTTCCATTTGCCGGAGTGTTTTCCCGCACACTTTCCCGGACGATGTTCTATAACGAGCCTCGCATTGATATACGTGCCGCAAGGCGCGGGCGGAGGAACTTTACGATGACGGGGAACAACGGCGCGAACGGTGCCGGCAACAAGCTGCGTTCGCGCGCCTGGTTTGACAATCCGGACAACCCGGACATGACCGCGCTCTACCTGGAGCGCTATCTCAATTTCGGCATCTCGCGCGAAGAGCTGCAATCGGGCAAACCCATCATCGGCATTGCCCAGACCGGTTCGGACCTGTCGCCCTGCAACCGCCACCACATCGTTCTGGCCGAGCGCGTGCGCGAGGGCATCCGCGAAGCGGGCGGCATCGCCATCGAATTTCCGGTGCATCCAATCCAGGAAACCGGCAAGCGACCGACCGCAGGGCTCGACCGCAACCTCGCCTATCTCGGCCTCGTCGAAGTGCTCTACGGCTATCCGCTCGATGGCGTCGTGCTGACGATCGGCTGCGACAAGACCACGCCGGCCATGCTCATGGGCGCGGCAACGGTCAACATTCCGGCGATCGCTCTTTCGGTCGGCCCCATGCTCAACGGCTACTTCCGTGGGGAGCGAACGGGCTCGGGCACCATCGTCTGGAAGGCCCGCCAGATGATGGCGAAGGGCGAGATCGACTATAAGCAGTTCATCGACCTGGTGGCTTCGTCGGCGCCCTCGACCGGCTATTGCAACACCATGGGCACCGCGACCACGATGAATTCGCTGGCCGAGGCCTTGGGCATGCAGCTGCCGGGTTCCGCCGCCATCCCCGCACCGTATCGCGACCGCCAGGAAATGGCCTATCGCACCGGCAAGCGCATCGTCGAGATGGTGCACGAAGACCTCAAGCCCTCCGATATCCTGACGCGCGACAACTTCCACAACGCGATCGTGGTCAACTCGGCCATTGGTGGGTCGACCAACGCGCCGATCCACATCAACGCCATCGCGCGTCACATCGGTGTCGAACTCGATATCTCCGATTGGCAGAAGGAAGGCCATCAGGTGCCGCTGCTGGTGAACCTGCAGCCGGCCGGTGAATATCTTGGCGAAGACTACTATCATGCCGGCGGCGTGCCGGCAGTGGTCAACGAGTTGATGGGGCAGGGCCTCATCGCGGAAAACGCACCGACCGTGAACGGCAAGAGCATCGGCGAGAACTGCCGCGACACGCCGATCCAGGATGACAAGGTCATCCGCAAGTTCGACAATCCGCTCAAGGCGGAGGCTGGCTTCCTGGTTCTCGGTGGCAATCTCTTCGACAACGCCATCATGAAGACCAGCGTCATCAGCCAGGAATTCCGCGATCGTTACCTGAACAACCCAGCCAGCCCCAATGCTTTCGAGGGCAGGGCTGTAGTCTTCGACGGTCCGGAGGACTACCACCACCGCATCGACGATCCGGC from the Youhaiella tibetensis genome contains:
- a CDS encoding 2-dehydro-3-deoxygalactonokinase, which gives rise to MDVAEWIAVDWGTSNLRAWGIASDGNVTFSRSSDRGMGKLGREDYPGVLAGLLEGVDPSSGDVVICGMAGARQGWIEAPYLDAPADLAGLIFSAVRPEMSDSALQPRILPGVCLKAPGAEDVMRGEETQLLGLSALVPGFSGLVIMPGTHSKWATLSGTRVERFTTVMTGELFEVLKTHSVLRHSLQGELDGPGRDEGFDAGLSMGLDAPERLTATLFKVRAGSLLSGRGPDWCAGFLSGLLIGAEIGGQRDWIAGAEVPLIGSTGLCALYARALSRIGIAGRVVDATDATIAGLKTARKALA
- a CDS encoding SMP-30/gluconolactonase/LRE family protein encodes the protein MSKDKAELFIDCRCELGEGPFWNRFNDRLYWFDILNNTLLSADASGEILERFTFDDRATAAAMIDANRLAVATAGALVELDLDLGTKRFIASLEADKVGNRPNDSRVHPAGGFWIGTMSRKGDDGPEMGAVYQYRDGQVELLFDRITIPNSICFSPDGRTAYFTDTPTKRILKRSIDPATGGPIGEWSLFAEVDRGFPDGSVVDSEGYLWNARWEGHCVVRHAPDGSIDRIVEVPTSRVTCPAFGGPDLKTLYITTAREHMSAEELAADVHAGGIFALDVDVPGLPEPLIKL
- a CDS encoding 2-dehydro-3-deoxy-6-phosphogalactonate aldolase, which codes for MTERREIIAILRGITPNESVDVCRALIEAGITMIEVPLNSPDAVRSIELAVDAFQHDAMIGAGTVLSRRDVQAVAEVGGTFIVSPDANRKVIEETVRLTLKSYPGVFTPTEAFKAIRAGATGLKFFPAEVLGAKGIKAIKAVLPSTMPVYAVGGANPDNFGEFFAVGCTGFGLGTFLYKPGRAAAEVGEKAREAVAAYDRSKAQ
- a CDS encoding IlvD/Edd family dehydratase, whose translation is MTGNNGANGAGNKLRSRAWFDNPDNPDMTALYLERYLNFGISREELQSGKPIIGIAQTGSDLSPCNRHHIVLAERVREGIREAGGIAIEFPVHPIQETGKRPTAGLDRNLAYLGLVEVLYGYPLDGVVLTIGCDKTTPAMLMGAATVNIPAIALSVGPMLNGYFRGERTGSGTIVWKARQMMAKGEIDYKQFIDLVASSAPSTGYCNTMGTATTMNSLAEALGMQLPGSAAIPAPYRDRQEMAYRTGKRIVEMVHEDLKPSDILTRDNFHNAIVVNSAIGGSTNAPIHINAIARHIGVELDISDWQKEGHQVPLLVNLQPAGEYLGEDYYHAGGVPAVVNELMGQGLIAENAPTVNGKSIGENCRDTPIQDDKVIRKFDNPLKAEAGFLVLGGNLFDNAIMKTSVISQEFRDRYLNNPASPNAFEGRAVVFDGPEDYHHRIDDPALAIDEFTLLFMRGAGPIGYPGAAEVVNMRPPAYLIKQGVTSLPCIGDGRQSGTSGSPSILNASPEAAAGGNLAILRTGDRVRIDLNTGAANILISDEEIAQRRQELAANGGYQYPKNQTPWQEIQRGIVDQLGSGAVLRPAVNYQRLAQTAGLPRDNH